A genomic window from Planococcus rifietoensis includes:
- the purM gene encoding phosphoribosylformylglycinamidine cyclo-ligase, producing MSKAYEKAGVNIEAGYEAVKRMKSHVERTARTGMLGAFGGFGGMFDLSELNLKQPVLVSGTDGVGTKLKLAFMADKHDTIGVDCVAMCVNDIVAQGAEPLFFLDYIACGKAVPEKIEQIVKGVADGCVDAGAALIGGETAEMPGLYDENEYDIAGFAVGAAEKADIVTGERIQAGDVLVGLASSGIHSNGYSLVRHILFGDQEGSLDEKVAGFEELGTLESLLLEPTKIYAKTVQSIRKQADVHGMAHITGGGFIENLPRMMPDGLGVEIELGSWPVLPVFDLLKAKGELADRDLYSVFNMGIGFAVAVSEADAQQAIQAAEASGDKAYVIGKVTEIEGVQFQGSQDGTLHEK from the coding sequence GTGTCTAAAGCGTATGAAAAAGCAGGCGTCAATATCGAAGCGGGCTACGAAGCCGTCAAGCGGATGAAATCCCATGTCGAACGCACCGCGCGTACAGGAATGCTGGGTGCATTCGGCGGGTTCGGCGGCATGTTCGATTTGTCCGAGCTGAATTTGAAACAACCGGTTCTCGTTTCCGGAACAGACGGTGTCGGCACGAAGCTAAAACTGGCTTTCATGGCGGATAAGCACGATACGATCGGTGTCGATTGCGTCGCAATGTGCGTCAACGATATCGTTGCACAAGGTGCGGAACCTTTGTTTTTCCTCGATTATATTGCTTGCGGCAAAGCGGTTCCTGAAAAGATCGAACAAATCGTCAAAGGCGTTGCCGATGGCTGCGTAGATGCAGGCGCGGCATTGATCGGCGGAGAAACGGCTGAAATGCCGGGGCTTTATGATGAGAATGAATACGACATCGCCGGCTTTGCGGTCGGTGCTGCCGAGAAAGCAGATATCGTGACAGGCGAGCGCATCCAAGCGGGCGATGTCTTGGTCGGGCTTGCTTCAAGCGGCATCCACTCGAATGGCTATTCGCTCGTCCGCCATATTTTATTCGGCGACCAGGAAGGTTCGTTGGACGAGAAAGTAGCGGGCTTTGAAGAGCTCGGCACACTCGAATCCTTGCTGCTCGAGCCGACGAAAATTTATGCTAAGACTGTCCAATCGATCCGCAAACAGGCGGACGTCCACGGCATGGCGCATATCACGGGCGGCGGGTTTATCGAAAACTTGCCACGCATGATGCCTGATGGGCTAGGTGTTGAGATCGAGCTTGGCTCTTGGCCGGTACTTCCAGTATTCGACCTGTTGAAAGCAAAAGGCGAACTGGCAGACCGTGATCTGTATTCCGTGTTCAATATGGGCATCGGATTTGCAGTGGCCGTTTCTGAAGCGGATGCACAACAAGCGATCCAGGCAGCAGAAGCGAGTGGAGACAAAGCCTATGTGATCGGTAAAGTGACAGAGATCGAGGGTGTCCAGTTCCAAGGCAGTCAGGACGGGACTTTACATGAAAAATAG
- the purN gene encoding phosphoribosylglycinamide formyltransferase: MKNRTKMAVFASGNGSNFQALYEATQDGRLDADIVLVVADKPSAFVLERAKQAGVPAFSFTPREYASKQAYESMLVEKLEGAGVEWLVLAGFMRLIGPVLLRTYENRIVNIHPSVLPAFPGKDAIGQTLEAGAKEAGVTVHFVDEGMDTGAIIAQRSFAVDGSDRETVERKIHEIEHQLYPESLQQLFSRQQSV, from the coding sequence ATGAAAAATAGAACAAAAATGGCCGTTTTCGCTTCTGGAAACGGCTCTAATTTTCAAGCGCTTTACGAAGCAACTCAAGACGGGCGTCTCGATGCGGACATCGTTCTGGTCGTGGCGGATAAGCCGTCTGCGTTTGTGTTGGAACGGGCGAAGCAGGCAGGAGTGCCGGCGTTCTCGTTTACACCGCGTGAGTATGCGTCCAAACAAGCATATGAGTCGATGCTGGTGGAGAAATTAGAGGGAGCGGGTGTCGAGTGGCTCGTGCTGGCTGGGTTTATGAGGTTGATCGGCCCGGTTTTGCTCAGGACTTACGAAAACCGCATCGTCAATATCCACCCATCGGTACTGCCGGCGTTTCCCGGAAAAGATGCCATCGGCCAGACGCTAGAAGCAGGGGCAAAAGAGGCTGGAGTCACTGTGCATTTTGTCGATGAAGGCATGGACACGGGAGCGATCATCGCACAGCGCTCGTTTGCAGTAGATGGCTCAGACCGTGAGACAGTGGAACGCAAAATCCATGAAATCGAGCACCAATTATACCCTGAGAGTTTGCAGCAATTATTCAGCCGGCAGCAGTCGGTCTAG
- the purH gene encoding bifunctional phosphoribosylaminoimidazolecarboxamide formyltransferase/IMP cyclohydrolase encodes MKRRALMSVSDKSGILEFARELVKMDVEILSTGGTRKHLEDNGVPTTAVDEVTGFPEILGGRVKTLHPLIHGGLLAKHDDSEHQQQMSDNGIAPIEFVCVNLYPFRETIAKPDVTVDDAIENIDIGGPTMLRSAAKNHAYVTVIVDSGDYEAVLAELREQQTTSPELRRKLAAKVFRHTAAYDAYISNYLTELTDEQYPEQLTLTYELSQALRYGENPHQKAAFYKSALGSDFSIAHATQLHGKELSYNNIQDANAALQIIKEFTMPASVAVKHMNPCGVGIGATLSESFKKAYEADSTSIFGGIVALNREVDLETAQQLSQIFLEIVIAPSFTEDALAELGKKKNIRLLTVPFETKRRDKWNTVTVEGGLLVQEPDTFGYGDADIRVVTERQPTEQELEALKLGWSVVKHVKSNAIVVCDESMTLGVGAGQMNRVGAAAIALEQAADKAQGAAMASDAFFPMADTVEAAAKAGIKAIIQPGGSKKDQESIDAANAHGIAMVFTGVRHFKH; translated from the coding sequence ATGAAAAGAAGAGCATTGATGAGCGTATCGGACAAATCCGGCATTTTGGAATTTGCCCGTGAACTAGTGAAAATGGATGTAGAAATCTTATCGACAGGCGGCACGCGCAAGCATTTGGAAGACAATGGCGTTCCGACGACAGCAGTCGACGAAGTGACCGGGTTCCCTGAAATTTTAGGTGGACGGGTGAAAACTTTGCATCCGCTGATCCATGGCGGTTTGCTCGCGAAACACGACGATAGCGAACACCAGCAGCAAATGAGCGATAACGGCATCGCACCGATCGAGTTTGTCTGCGTCAATTTGTACCCATTCCGTGAAACGATTGCAAAGCCGGATGTGACAGTTGATGATGCAATTGAAAACATCGATATCGGCGGCCCAACGATGCTTCGTTCGGCAGCGAAAAACCATGCTTACGTGACGGTCATCGTCGATTCCGGCGATTACGAAGCGGTGCTTGCGGAACTGCGCGAACAGCAAACAACAAGCCCTGAGCTGCGCCGGAAACTCGCAGCGAAAGTATTCCGCCATACCGCGGCGTATGATGCCTATATTTCCAACTACTTAACGGAACTGACGGATGAACAGTATCCGGAGCAGTTAACTCTTACATATGAATTGTCCCAAGCGCTGCGCTACGGGGAAAACCCTCACCAGAAAGCAGCGTTCTATAAGAGCGCGCTCGGTTCGGATTTCTCAATCGCACATGCCACGCAACTGCACGGCAAAGAGCTTTCCTATAACAATATCCAAGACGCCAACGCTGCGCTGCAAATCATCAAGGAATTCACGATGCCGGCAAGCGTCGCAGTGAAGCATATGAACCCTTGCGGCGTCGGGATCGGTGCTACCCTTTCCGAGTCGTTCAAGAAAGCGTATGAAGCGGACTCGACATCGATCTTCGGGGGCATCGTCGCCTTGAACCGTGAAGTCGACCTTGAGACAGCACAGCAATTGTCGCAGATTTTCCTTGAAATCGTCATTGCGCCATCATTTACGGAAGATGCACTTGCAGAACTCGGCAAAAAGAAAAACATCCGTTTGTTGACGGTGCCGTTTGAAACGAAACGCCGCGACAAATGGAATACGGTGACAGTCGAAGGCGGATTGCTCGTCCAGGAGCCGGATACATTCGGCTACGGGGATGCAGATATCCGTGTCGTGACGGAAAGACAGCCGACAGAACAAGAACTCGAAGCCTTGAAACTTGGCTGGAGCGTTGTCAAACATGTGAAGTCCAATGCGATTGTCGTGTGCGACGAGTCGATGACGTTAGGTGTTGGGGCTGGGCAAATGAATCGCGTTGGTGCTGCCGCCATTGCACTTGAGCAGGCAGCTGACAAAGCACAAGGCGCAGCGATGGCATCGGACGCTTTCTTCCCGATGGCTGACACGGTGGAAGCGGCCGCGAAAGCTGGCATCAAAGCAATCATCCAGCCGGGCGGTTCGAAAAAAGACCAGGAGTCGATCGATGCGGCGAATGCGCACGGCATCGCGATGGTCTTCACGGGCGTCCGCCATTTCAAACATTAA
- the purD gene encoding phosphoribosylamine--glycine ligase, translating to MNVLVIGKGGREHALAHQFAISPSVAKVYVAPGNDGMEQDAELVNISETDFEALAAFAKDNEIAFTFVGPEQPLSEGIVDFFEARGLKIFGPNKAAARIEGSKAFAKELMKKYDIPTAAYESFSDTEAAINYIKLQGAPIVIKADGLAAGKGVVVAISEQEAIDAVKDMLDGQKFGDSGSTVVIEEFLDGEEFSFMSFVQDGKIYPMVISQDHKRAFDGDKGPNTGGMGAYSPVPQISESVVEETFAKIVRPTIEAMNSEGTPFNGILYAGIILTAGGPKVIEFNARFGDPETQVVLPRLKTDLGAFISTILDGEEMELEWDARPVLGVVIAADGYPGTVEKGAVLPELDELPDVTVTHAGTKRSEGRFTANGGRVLLVAGSGETLQDAQTNVYQALGKVEWDGFFYRTDIGWRAI from the coding sequence ATGAACGTATTGGTCATCGGCAAAGGCGGGCGTGAACACGCGCTTGCCCATCAATTCGCCATCTCCCCATCGGTCGCGAAAGTTTATGTGGCGCCTGGCAATGACGGCATGGAACAGGACGCAGAGCTTGTCAACATCAGCGAGACGGATTTTGAAGCTTTGGCAGCGTTCGCCAAGGACAATGAGATCGCCTTTACATTCGTCGGGCCAGAACAGCCGCTGTCAGAAGGCATCGTCGATTTCTTTGAAGCGCGCGGCTTGAAGATTTTTGGGCCGAACAAAGCGGCAGCGCGCATCGAAGGCAGCAAAGCGTTCGCTAAGGAATTAATGAAGAAATACGATATTCCGACCGCAGCTTATGAAAGTTTTTCAGATACTGAGGCAGCTATCAACTACATCAAGCTGCAAGGCGCGCCGATCGTCATCAAGGCGGATGGGCTCGCAGCCGGAAAAGGCGTCGTCGTTGCAATAAGCGAACAAGAAGCAATCGATGCCGTAAAGGACATGCTCGACGGCCAGAAATTCGGCGACTCGGGATCGACCGTCGTTATCGAGGAATTTTTGGATGGAGAAGAATTTTCCTTTATGTCCTTCGTCCAAGATGGCAAGATCTATCCGATGGTCATCTCACAAGACCATAAGCGCGCGTTTGATGGCGATAAGGGGCCGAATACGGGCGGCATGGGTGCTTACTCGCCGGTGCCGCAGATTTCGGAATCGGTTGTCGAAGAGACTTTCGCGAAAATTGTCCGCCCGACAATAGAGGCAATGAACAGCGAAGGCACACCGTTCAATGGCATTTTATACGCTGGCATCATTTTGACAGCTGGAGGCCCGAAAGTAATCGAATTCAATGCGCGCTTCGGTGATCCGGAAACGCAAGTGGTCTTGCCGCGCTTGAAAACCGACCTCGGCGCGTTTATTTCGACCATTCTGGACGGGGAAGAAATGGAGCTTGAATGGGATGCGCGCCCTGTGCTCGGTGTCGTCATTGCAGCGGACGGCTATCCGGGAACTGTGGAAAAAGGAGCCGTGTTACCGGAACTGGATGAATTACCGGATGTAACCGTCACCCACGCCGGCACGAAACGCTCCGAAGGCCGCTTCACTGCTAACGGTGGCCGGGTGTTGCTTGTCGCAGGCAGTGGGGAGACCTTGCAAGACGCCCAAACAAACGTCTATCAAGCACTCGGTAAAGTGGAGTGGGATGGTTTCTTTTACCGCACAGATATCGGTTGGCGTGCAATCTAA
- a CDS encoding GNAT family N-acetyltransferase, with translation MNWYEKLNQYFPVEEMKSKEHMDTLLKEKGSVYYKDEGPYHVLMYAEFPSFSFVDYLFVSKESRGMGIGKKTLQMLKDKNKPIILEVEPVDYEDTDSEKRLRFYAREGFEHASSIGYCRRSLATGEENSMEILYWAPNGETEEEIFEAMKKMYEDIHTYKDEHFYGESYDPVSDVLTRKEQDQQDILKPFSDPVNK, from the coding sequence ATGAACTGGTATGAAAAACTGAATCAATATTTCCCAGTGGAGGAAATGAAATCGAAAGAACATATGGATACGTTGCTGAAGGAAAAAGGCAGTGTCTACTACAAAGATGAGGGCCCGTATCACGTCTTGATGTACGCGGAATTCCCAAGCTTCTCATTTGTCGACTATTTATTCGTATCGAAAGAATCGCGCGGTATGGGCATCGGCAAGAAAACATTGCAAATGCTTAAGGATAAGAACAAGCCGATCATTTTGGAAGTGGAACCGGTCGATTATGAAGACACGGATTCCGAAAAACGCTTGCGCTTTTATGCCCGCGAAGGCTTCGAGCATGCCTCGTCAATCGGCTATTGCCGCCGTTCACTCGCGACAGGTGAAGAAAACTCGATGGAGATTCTTTACTGGGCGCCGAACGGCGAAACCGAAGAAGAGATTTTCGAAGCGATGAAGAAAATGTATGAAGACATCCATACGTATAAAGACGAGCATTTCTACGGTGAGTCGTACGATCCAGTTTCTGATGTCTTGACGAGAAAAGAGCAAGACCAGCAGGATATCCTGAAGCCTTTCAGCGATCCGGTCAATAAATAA
- a CDS encoding adenine deaminase C-terminal domain-containing protein, protein MVNPLWRNTEIRKQLKIVSKELSPDLVLTNATYLHGIFKKWMTGNIWINGDRIIYAGQDMPKIDDSTEVVDVSDKWIVPGYIEPHVHPYQLYNPQQFADYAAQGGTTGFISDNLPLFLSLENEKAFTLLDRMAELPFTFYWWTRFDSQTELVGEDQKFTSKAVGEWLERPDVILGGELTGWPKLLAGDDQMLYWIQKAKISLKKIEGHFPGASEKTLARMKLLGADGDHEAMTVDEVEMRLLHGYGVTLRHSSIRPDLPQLLSGIVERELNVFDKLMMTTDGSTPVFHKDGVMDLCIQIALDAGVPAIDAYMMASYNVARYYNLTSLHGLIATGRYANLNILDSIDNPVPSGVISKGGWLKRDGQKVRSLDDVDWSVLPELNLDFELTDDDFQFSMPFGVDMVNDVITKPYSVSVDTNVERLSKEHGESFLMLIDRNGKWRVNTLIKGFATEVDGFASSYTNTGDIVLIGKSRQDMWQAFERVKRLKGGIVLIEDGEIVCELPLPIGGIMSDLPMEPLMEQETALKSALKERGYEHGDAVYTLLFLMATHLPYVRITQKGIYDVMNKTILFPAFMRGQG, encoded by the coding sequence ATGGTAAACCCTTTATGGAGAAATACAGAAATACGGAAACAATTGAAGATTGTGTCGAAAGAATTGTCCCCGGATCTTGTGCTGACGAATGCCACATATCTGCACGGGATATTTAAAAAATGGATGACCGGAAATATATGGATCAATGGAGACCGCATCATTTATGCAGGGCAAGACATGCCGAAAATCGATGATTCGACAGAAGTTGTGGATGTCAGCGACAAGTGGATCGTGCCTGGCTATATCGAGCCGCATGTCCATCCGTATCAACTTTACAACCCGCAGCAATTCGCTGATTATGCTGCACAAGGCGGAACGACCGGGTTCATCTCAGACAACTTGCCATTATTTTTATCATTAGAAAACGAGAAAGCGTTTACATTGCTTGACCGCATGGCGGAGCTGCCATTTACGTTTTATTGGTGGACGCGATTCGATTCGCAGACCGAACTTGTCGGGGAAGATCAAAAATTCACCTCGAAAGCGGTCGGCGAGTGGCTGGAGCGCCCGGACGTCATCCTTGGCGGTGAATTGACGGGTTGGCCGAAGCTATTGGCTGGCGACGACCAGATGCTTTATTGGATTCAAAAAGCGAAAATCAGCTTGAAAAAAATTGAAGGGCATTTCCCGGGAGCTTCCGAGAAGACTTTGGCGCGCATGAAGCTGCTGGGCGCTGACGGGGACCATGAAGCGATGACTGTCGATGAAGTGGAAATGCGCCTATTGCACGGCTACGGCGTGACATTGCGCCATTCATCGATACGCCCGGATTTACCGCAACTATTGTCAGGGATTGTCGAGCGGGAATTAAATGTGTTCGATAAATTGATGATGACGACAGACGGCTCGACACCGGTGTTCCATAAAGACGGCGTGATGGATTTGTGCATCCAAATCGCGCTTGACGCCGGGGTTCCAGCGATCGATGCCTATATGATGGCTTCTTATAACGTGGCACGCTATTACAACTTGACGAGCTTGCACGGTTTGATCGCGACCGGGCGCTATGCGAACTTGAACATCCTCGATTCGATCGATAACCCTGTGCCGAGCGGCGTGATTTCCAAAGGGGGCTGGCTCAAGCGCGACGGCCAAAAAGTGCGTTCGCTCGACGATGTGGATTGGTCGGTGCTGCCGGAATTGAATCTCGATTTCGAATTGACCGATGATGATTTCCAGTTTTCAATGCCATTTGGCGTAGACATGGTCAATGACGTCATCACCAAACCGTATTCCGTAAGTGTCGACACGAACGTCGAACGCTTGTCGAAAGAACATGGCGAAAGCTTCCTGATGCTGATCGACCGCAACGGCAAATGGCGGGTCAATACATTGATCAAAGGATTCGCGACAGAAGTCGACGGATTTGCTTCATCTTACACAAACACAGGAGATATCGTGTTGATCGGCAAAAGCCGTCAGGATATGTGGCAAGCGTTTGAACGAGTGAAGCGCCTCAAGGGCGGCATCGTCTTGATTGAAGATGGCGAGATAGTTTGCGAATTGCCGCTTCCTATCGGGGGCATCATGTCTGATTTGCCGATGGAGCCGTTGATGGAGCAGGAAACTGCGTTGAAGAGCGCATTGAAAGAGCGCGGCTATGAACATGGCGACGCTGTCTATACTTTATTGTTCTTGATGGCGACACATTTGCCGTATGTCCGCATTACCCAAAAAGGGATTTATGACGTCATGAACAAAACGATTCTATTTCCGGCATTCATGAGGGGCCAGGGATGA
- a CDS encoding DUF3048 domain-containing protein: MKKWLILLALLIVAAVLVVWLVGREQAGEPEMPATPQAPEKPEVPGEVLTTAPFTGMQGNGPYDSRAVMAVINNHPAARPQTGLVEADMVFELIAEYNITRFLALYQSQFPVNIGPVRSARDYFVELADAYDAFFVAHGYSPEAKQLLDSGVVDHINGMQYDGTLFKRSLDRVAPHNSYITYENVELAMEMTDASSNYSMKAPYAFSAPGSNDKLGEQAASIEVTYGGDPLFASNYAYDAESQLYARSSGGTATADKETSQPIEIANVLVIETAHDTIDAKGRQEIDLTSGGQALLFREGIVQEITWRAENGMLVPVDENGTAELTQGKTWVHIIPDSPGIGQAVQYSP; the protein is encoded by the coding sequence ATGAAAAAATGGCTGATCTTGCTTGCTTTGCTGATCGTTGCAGCTGTCTTGGTTGTTTGGCTGGTCGGAAGAGAACAAGCGGGAGAGCCGGAAATGCCCGCAACACCACAAGCGCCGGAGAAGCCTGAGGTGCCGGGGGAAGTGCTCACCACAGCCCCGTTCACGGGCATGCAGGGAAACGGACCGTATGACAGCCGGGCGGTGATGGCGGTCATCAATAATCATCCGGCCGCGCGTCCGCAAACGGGCCTGGTGGAAGCTGATATGGTATTCGAGTTAATTGCGGAATACAATATCACGCGGTTTTTGGCCTTGTATCAAAGCCAGTTTCCGGTGAACATCGGGCCCGTGCGCAGTGCGCGCGATTATTTTGTCGAACTGGCCGATGCATATGATGCGTTTTTTGTTGCCCATGGCTATAGCCCGGAAGCGAAACAATTGCTTGATTCGGGAGTGGTCGACCATATCAACGGCATGCAGTATGACGGGACTTTGTTCAAGCGTTCATTGGACCGTGTGGCGCCGCACAATTCCTATATCACTTATGAAAACGTCGAACTTGCGATGGAGATGACAGACGCTTCATCCAATTACAGCATGAAAGCACCTTATGCTTTCTCTGCACCGGGCAGTAATGATAAACTAGGGGAACAAGCTGCTTCTATAGAAGTAACTTATGGCGGAGATCCGCTTTTTGCGAGCAACTATGCTTACGATGCGGAGTCGCAGCTTTACGCCCGGTCATCGGGAGGAACCGCGACTGCAGATAAGGAAACTTCACAGCCGATTGAAATCGCCAATGTGCTGGTCATTGAAACAGCGCATGACACGATCGATGCCAAAGGCCGCCAGGAAATCGACTTGACTTCCGGTGGGCAGGCGTTATTGTTCCGTGAAGGAATAGTGCAGGAAATCACGTGGCGCGCAGAAAATGGCATGCTTGTGCCAGTCGACGAAAATGGGACAGCCGAATTGACGCAAGGAAAAACCTGGGTCCACATAATTCCAGACTCACCGGGAATTGGCCAGGCGGTTCAGTATAGCCCGTAG
- a CDS encoding YerC/YecD family TrpR-related protein, giving the protein MQVDKIRGPQTDQLIEAVLALENKEQAYRFFDDLCTISEIQSLSQRFEVAHMLRLKKTYEKIKNETGASTATISRVRRCLNYGNDAYEEMLDVLYPDEKQIELPKD; this is encoded by the coding sequence ATGCAAGTTGATAAGATTAGAGGACCGCAGACCGATCAATTGATCGAAGCGGTGCTGGCATTGGAAAACAAAGAACAAGCCTATCGATTTTTTGATGATTTGTGCACGATCAGTGAAATCCAATCGTTATCGCAGCGCTTTGAAGTGGCGCATATGCTGCGCTTGAAAAAGACTTACGAAAAAATCAAGAACGAAACGGGAGCAAGCACAGCGACCATTTCCCGCGTGCGCCGCTGCTTGAATTACGGCAATGACGCATACGAGGAAATGCTTGATGTGCTGTATCCGGACGAAAAACAAATCGAACTTCCAAAAGATTGA
- a CDS encoding heptaprenylglyceryl phosphate synthase encodes MDFQTWRHVFKLDPAKQISDGHLERICESGTDAILIGGSDDVTLDNVLELMTRVRRYSVPVALEVSTVESVTPGFDYYFIPTVLNSSDPKWIKGLHHEAIREYGEIMDWTEIVPEGYCILNPECKAASLTGADASLTEEDVLGYARMAEHFFRLPIFYLEYSGMYGDPELVRKTASVLSDTRLFYGGGIDSAERAKEMAKLSDTVVVGNILYEDLNKALATVKAVAETAEQSL; translated from the coding sequence GTGGACTTTCAAACATGGCGGCATGTCTTTAAATTAGACCCTGCAAAACAGATTTCAGATGGACATTTGGAACGAATTTGCGAATCCGGGACTGATGCCATCTTGATTGGCGGAAGTGATGATGTCACACTCGACAATGTCTTAGAATTGATGACCCGCGTGCGCCGCTATTCGGTGCCGGTGGCGCTTGAAGTGTCGACGGTCGAATCGGTGACGCCGGGCTTCGATTATTACTTCATCCCGACAGTGCTCAATAGCAGCGACCCGAAATGGATCAAAGGGCTTCACCACGAGGCGATCCGCGAATACGGAGAGATCATGGATTGGACAGAGATCGTGCCGGAAGGCTATTGCATTTTGAATCCGGAATGCAAAGCGGCAAGCTTGACCGGAGCAGATGCATCCTTGACCGAAGAGGATGTGCTCGGATATGCGCGCATGGCGGAGCATTTTTTCCGGCTCCCCATCTTTTATCTGGAATACAGCGGCATGTACGGTGATCCGGAACTTGTCCGAAAAACCGCATCAGTGCTGTCTGATACACGGCTGTTTTACGGCGGCGGCATCGATTCGGCGGAGCGCGCCAAGGAAATGGCTAAGCTGAGCGATACGGTCGTTGTTGGCAATATCTTATACGAAGATCTAAACAAAGCGCTTGCGACCGTCAAGGCAGTTGCGGAAACGGCTGAGCAATCGTTATAA